A stretch of the Malus domestica chromosome 08, GDT2T_hap1 genome encodes the following:
- the LOC139198314 gene encoding uncharacterized protein isoform X2: MSFKGMCYWLGIEQDKELFPFDAVEHRFHANGTLIISFDTSREVFHGIPLPSELQQFVRSDHLDLKLTVWNESVAFFAISVDDRRYPEPYEMWVMDDDFKGAWTKHLTIEGTDDQIRRSRPVALWGDECLMVDSDGHVVFFNLCTKKLKHIPIETEDDENIFVYVNSIVSVMGRSHKLKSIENTCSDKDEDVMVMVDGKRESCQRLYSYSVWAILLADVSHRIKKVMEGLQAEFGGPEIEPHIPILGSIQMMSREDALNKFRFAPMDDIVAKVDRVVTKNYYH, encoded by the coding sequence ATGTCCTTCAAGGGAATGTGTTATTGGCTGGGAATTGAGCAAGATAAGGAATTATTTCCATTTGACGCAGTTGAGCATCGATTCCATGCGAATGGGACATTGATCATTTCCTTTGATACAAGTCGTGAGGTATTTCACGGTATACCCTTACCATCTGAGCTCCAACAGTTTGTCCGGTCGGATCACCTCGATTTGAAGCTTACTGTTTGGAATGAATCAGTTGCTTTTTTTGCCATTAGTGTGGATGATCGTCGATATCCTGAACCTTATGAAATGTGGGTGATGGATGATGACTTTAAGGGTGCTTGGACAAAACACTTGACTATTGAGGGCACGGATGATCAGATACGTAGGTCTAGACCTGTGGCGTTGTGGGGTGATGAGTGTCTTATGGTTGACAGTGATGGACACGTAGTTTTCTTTAATCTTTGTACCAAAAAGCTTAAACATATTCCCATTGAAACAGAAGATGATGAGAATATTTTTGTTTACGTGAATAGCATAGTTTCAGTCATGGGACGCAGCCACAAGCTTAAGAGCATAGAGAATACTTGCTCAGATAAAGATGAAGATGTGATGGTGATGGTAGACGGGAAGAGGGAAAGCTGCCAGAGGTTGTACTCATATTCAGTTTGGGCCATTCTACTGGCTGATGTTTCCCATAGAATCAAGAAGGTGATGGAGGGCCTCCAGGCAGAGTTTGGTGGGCCAGAGATCGAACCTCACATCCCCATCTTGGGATCCATCCAGATGATGAGTCGTGAGGATGCCCTTAACAAGTTTAGATTTGCTCCTATGGATGACATCGTTGCTAAAGTTGATCGGGTGGTTACTAAGAATTACTATCACTAG
- the LOC139198314 gene encoding cyclic phosphodiesterase-like isoform X3, whose product MDRELFENAQSWSYHFGFYNSSMPYLSLLYGKLTEEERKKAGEIVNILDESITSLTFPITHFALYEIDYNDRSLKSWTKIAESVIRQVLRLFAI is encoded by the exons ATGGATCGAGAG ttatttGAAAATGCCCAAAGTTGGAGCTACCATTTCGGTTTCTACAACA GTTCTATGCCATATTTGAGTCTCCTCTACGGGAAGTTGacggaagaagaaaggaaaaaagctGGAGAAATTGTTAATATTCTCGACGAGAGCATTACTAGCTTGACCTTCCCCATAACTCACTTTGCATTGTATGAAATAGACTACAATGACAGATCTCTGAAATCTTGGACCAAGATTGCTGAATCGGTCATTAGACAAGTTCTCCG TCTGTTTGCAATTT